Genomic DNA from Chlorogloeopsis sp. ULAP01:
GAGGAGCAAAGGTAACGCTAGTGCATGGCCCGTCCAATTTGGATATACCATTGGAAATAGAAGCTATTGCTGTTGTCAGTGCCAAGGAAATGCAAGCGGCAATGCTGCAAAATTTACATAGTTCTGATGTGATAATTATGTCGGCAGCTGTAGCAGATGTGAAGCCACGGGAGTATGCTCACGAAAAATTACCAAAGCGATCGCTTCCAGAGGCTTTAGCTTTAGAACCTGTGCCAGACATCATTACAGAATTAGCCAAGCACAAGCAACCACATCAAACATTAATCGGGTTTGCTGCCCAGACAGGAGATATTGTAACCCCGGCGTTGGAAAAGTTACAGAGAAAGAATTTAGACGCAATTGTTGCGAATCCGGTAGATCAGCCGGATAGTGGTTTTGGTAGTGACAACAATCAAGCGGTATTTTTAGATCAAAAAGGTCGTCACCTCAAGATACCATCTTGCAGCAAATTGCAGCTAGCTCACTATTTGTTTGATTTTGTTAGTCATTAGTCATTGGTCATTTGTTAGTAGTTAGTGGTTATTTGTTTACTACTCCTGTGCTCACGCCACGTGCTACAACGGAGCGGAGCCGGAGACGCTCCGTTGTAGGAACTGTCCGTTGGAAACCCTACCAAGAGCGCTGGCTCACCAAGGCGCTGCTCACCGCACCCTTACGGGAAGTCGCTCCGCGCCTACAAACTTCTCTCTGCCTCTGCCTTTCTTCCTGCAATCTTGACTACACGTAAAAAATCTAGGATAAAAAATTACGTACCACCCTCCAATGTACGATTACCTCTGAGAGGGAAATGAACTAGAAGGCGAAATGCCAGCATACACTGACAAGCAAAAACCGTTAAAAAAACAACTAGGATGGTGTTTGGATCAGCGAGATCCGAAATTTATCCAATCTTTAATGCCGATTTGGGAATGGCTTTACTACCACTATTTTCATGTCCAAACTAGTGGCTGGGAGCATATCCCATCTAACAAAAAAGTTTTATTCGTCGGTTCCCATAATGGTGGACTCGCTGCTCCTGATATGTTTATGATCATGTACGACTGGTTTCGACGCTATGGTGTGGAACAACCAGTCTATGGTTTGATGCATCCGACAATGTGGCAAGTAGTTCCCCTAGTAGCGGAAGCGGCTGCTAAGGTAGGAGCGGTTGTGGCGCATCCAAAAATGGCGATCGCTGCCTTGCGTTCTGGAGCTAGCGTACTTGTATATCCAGGTGGGGCGCAAGATGTTTTCCGTCCGCATTCTTTGCGAAACAAAATTTACTTTGCTAATCGTCACGGATTTATTAAGCTAGCACTACGAGAAGAAGTGCCAATAGTACCAGTAATTTCTACTGGCGCTCACGATACGTTAATTGTGCTTACTGAGTGCTATAAAATTGTCCGGCAACTCCATAACTGGGGAATGCCCTGGCTATTTGGAATCGATCCAGAAGTCTTCCCTATTTATTTGGGACTACCTTGGGGATTAGCATTAGGCCCTTTGCCCAACATTCCATTACCAACGCCTATTCATACACGCGTTTGTCCGCCGATCGTATTTGAACGCTACGGTCGTCAAGCCGCGTCTGATCGTGAATATGTCCATGCCTGCTATGAGCTTGTCCGTAGCAAAATGCAGCAAGAATTGGATAATTTGGTTAAGGAGAGCTAAACTACAGCTAATACGCAAAGATGCTTTGAAAATTACTACATCTTTGCGCTTTGTCTCAAACTAATTTCAATTGATGATGCAAGAAAATTGTTGATGAAACCTTTTAATTTAAAAATCCACGGAATTTCCCATCATAAAATAAACATATCCTAAATGCGTCCAGCTAGTCAAAGTATTAAAAATATTGCCAAATTAGTTAGAAAAAATTATGTATATATAGTTAGTAATATTGATTATATCTAAAATATAATTGGCACTCCCATGAGCGATCGCTGTATAGAGTGCCAATTATATTACTCAACTCGTGATGTGGAAACGCTCTCAGCAGATTGGGGTGCGCTAGGCAACTCTAAACAGTAGCCCGCACCATACACCGTTTTGATATAACGGGGATGACGAGGATCTGGTTCTAGCTTAGTTCGCAAGTGGCGAATGTGAACTCGAATGGTCTCAATATCATCATCTGGATCGTAACCCCAGACTTCTCTAAGAATTTCACTTGGAGAGACGGTCTGACCGTGACGTTGTAGTAAACAGTGGAGTAGCTCAAATTCCAAATGAGTCAGCTTTACTGTTTGAGCAAACCATATAGCTTCAAACCTTTCAGGAACGAGAGTTAATGGCCCGTAATTAAGGATTTCACTGTGCTTGGCTGCTTGAGGAATCCTGTCAGTACGCCGCAACAGCGCTCTCACCCGTGCCAGCATCTCCTCAACTTCAAACGGCTTGGTGAGGTAGTCATCCGCGCCCGCGTTAAAGCCTTCTACCTTATCCTGAGTTTGACTCAGAGCGGTTAACATCAACACAGGAATTTCAGCAGTGCGTTCATCACGTCGCAAGCGTTGACAAATAGTAAATCCGTCTACTCTAGGCAACATTAGATCGAGCATGATTAAATCTGGCTGTAGTTGGAGAGCCAGTGCTTGACCTTTGATGCCATCTTCGGCTTGGCTGACATCGTAACCAGCCATTTCCAAATTGACGGCAACTAACTCTGAAATTGCTGGGTCATCGTCTATGACTAGAATCCTCGGCATTATTAAAAATTTATTACTACTTATTAAGGATAAATAAGAACCTTTGGGGGATACAAAGATTGCTTTATTGATTATAAAAAATATTTTAAATTTCACATAAAACTTAAAATAAAGTATTGTAATGATGAAATGTAAACAAAATTCTCAATTTAATGTGTGATTGACCACACAATCCATCTTGTTCTGCGCCAAACAGTCTGACGATGATGACGAATTTTTAAAGAAAGGAAAATTACCAAAGACTTAATGAACACTTGATACACAGTACTTTTGGAATTAGTACTTTACTTGTATCTGCTTTTGGATTCTCGGTGATCGCTGCTATTAAGTCAAGTATCCTCATGCTACAAATTTCAAGAAAGCGATCGCGCAAAATCTTAATTTATATATCTAAGTAATTTATAAAACATACCCAGCCAGTGTTTGCAATGAAAAATTATTGCTAGTCCTCAAAGCAAGAAGCATCCACTAGCGCGATCAGCTCATTTGTTGTAGTAAATTTTGTCAGTTGAGTTGAACAGATGAAACCCAACATTTATAGTGTGTTGGGTTTCCGACATTAAACGCCACTCGCCACAAGCTGGAAAAACTTCTACAGTCAAATCATGCTTCAGACAGTACAGTTGCTCCTTCTTGCTGCCGTGCGTGAGTTTGCTTTGTAGGCAACTGATGTGACACCAATTTCTTCTTACCTTTGACTTCTGACTGGCGATTGCAATGTCAGATGTTGCCGCTCATCAATTCACAGCAGCATGCATTCTCAGCTTTTTCATCAACTCTTGAGTTAACTGAGAGAACGCTTTTGATCCTGCTGATTGAGGAGCATTTAACACAGCCGGTACAAAGCTATCAACCGCCTTAGCAACATTTACATCTACTGGAATTTGTGTTTGACAAATTTTCTCTTGATCAAAATCTTGATGAACACGCTGCATCACTTGTTTGTAATATCTGCCAGTTAACAAATTGGCATTAGACATTGTAAAGACAATTCCCAGCATTTGTATATCAATTTTTGCTTCTTGCTCATGGCTATCTTTTAATTGAGCAATACGTCTTTCCAACAACTGAATCCCCACTACAGAAAGAGGTTCTGGTTTAGCGGGAAGTATATAAAAATTACTAGTTGCTAAAGCACTACGAGTCAGCAGATTATAGCCTGGAGCACAGTCTAGGATAATAAAATCATATTCTTGACGTACTGGTTCTATGATTTTAGCCAACAAGACTCTTTCAAAACGATTCCAAATTGTTTCAAAGTCTTTTGCTGCCAAATTAACTGCTTGTCTATGCAGCATTTCTGAAATCACAAATTCATCGTATAAGTCAATATCTCCTGGTAACAAATCCAGTCCTTCGAGCTTACAAACCTGTGATTCAATTACTTCCGAAACTGCATGTTTAGGTTGAGGCTCCGGATTAATAATTTGATCTATCAGATATCTAAATGTCTTTCGTTGCTTACGGCGTCTGGCAAAGTCTACAGGCGACATTAAACTGAGTGTTGCACTAATTTGAGTATCTAAATCGAGGACTAACACCCGCTTGCCATGCTCTTTCGCTAAACAGGTGGCTAGATTGACGCTGAGAGTCGTTTTGCCGACACCACCCTTCATATTTGCAGTTGCAATTACATATCCCATTGCTTAATTCCTCTGATGACGCATCCCATCTAGGTAGCTTACACGTCCTGTTATCTCACGAAAATTTTTGGTAAATTTAACATTTTCGACACTCAAAAATTTAGTGTCGGTGGTAGTGCCTTGGTTAAGCAGTCAGATTATACCAGGCAAGGGATGTTTTTGTTCTCATAAAATGAAAGCTCGTAATTTACATTTTACAGATCTAGCCAGCAAATATTGAACATGACTGTACTTTAAGCAATATCTATATAAGTTGTCGAAAAATATTTAGCTATCTATCATTTTTTTACTTTTTTAAAAGTAATTTATACTACACAAAATCGTTTTTATACTATAAGATATAATGTATTAAATAACACACTTAAATCAAAGCTTAACCTTACCCTTACTTAACTAAAACATAGGAGAATTTACTGTCTCTAGAATTTAATCAGAGATAGGGAGTCCAAGAAAAACATTAAATAACCGAGAAGCATTCAGTTATCAGTACTTACTAATGGTTCCTATTTTTTAGAGGTAGAACGAGATTGTCTTTTAATCCTGAACTTTGCCGTAACGAAAGCGAAGTTGAAAGTAAACTAATCGTCCAATACTTGCTACCACAACTGGGTTATACTCCTGATACCTGGCATCAAGAGATTACATTTGGTAAGATTCGCCTAGACTTTTTGGCTTTTGCCGCGCAAGCTATCCCCTTTGTCTTGGATGCTAACTCACCTTTGAGTTTGGTAATGGAAGCAAAAAATCCCAAGCAGAATCTAAATAATCATGTTCATCGACTCAAGAATTATTTAATCAGCTTAAATGTAGAATATGGGTTGCTTACAAATGGCAAAGAAATTAGAATTTATCAAAAATCTCAAGATGATATTCAGCTAGTATTTCAATGTGCTGGCAAAGAATTAGACCACAGAATAGAAGAAATGAAAGCTTTAATTGGCAGGGATAGCTTAAAAGAGAAAAAATCCACAGACAATTCAGAGACTCAAACTACTGAGAACAATAAACCAAATCCTCAAACAATTTCTGATCCTAGTTCTGAAACTAAGAGGCAACATTCAATGAAAGTAATTGCTGTTTATCATAATAAAGGCGGCGTTGGTAAAACAACAACTGTAGTTAACCTGGCAGCTGCTATCAGGAAAAAAGGGAAAAAAGTTTTAGTGATTGACTTAGATAGTCAGGCTAATACCACATTTGCCACAGGATTAGTAAAATTTGATGATGAAGAATTTGATGATATCAAAGACTCTAATATTCTACACGTGATAAAATCAATAGATTTTGATTATATTTCGGAAGTCGCCAGAAAATCTAATTTTTCTAATCCAGAAATAGATGTTGTTCCTTCCCATATTGATTTAATGAAATATGAAAAAGAACTTAATGAAATTGATAATAGTAGGCTAATTTTAATTGAAAAATTGGAACAAGTACAAGATAAATATGATGTTGTACTGATTGATACTCCACCTTCTTTAAATTTGTATGCAAGAATTGCATTAATAGCTGCCGATTATCTTATTATCCCTTCGGATCTCAAGCCTTTTGCCAATCAAGGTCTTGTCAATGTTAAAGAGTTTATAAAAGGCGTTAATGCTTTTAGAAAACAAATAAGAAAAGCGCCTATTGAAATACTAGGTGTTCTTGCTTGTAAAATATCGACTAATAACCAATTTGTAAAACATACTCTGCCTAAACGACTAGAGACAATTCCAAAAAGATATAGTCTTGACGTAATTGATACGGTTATTTATGAAAGAGATGATTTGGCTAAATGTGCTGAAAAAATTCAATT
This window encodes:
- a CDS encoding 1-acyl-sn-glycerol-3-phosphate acyltransferase produces the protein MPAYTDKQKPLKKQLGWCLDQRDPKFIQSLMPIWEWLYYHYFHVQTSGWEHIPSNKKVLFVGSHNGGLAAPDMFMIMYDWFRRYGVEQPVYGLMHPTMWQVVPLVAEAAAKVGAVVAHPKMAIAALRSGASVLVYPGGAQDVFRPHSLRNKIYFANRHGFIKLALREEVPIVPVISTGAHDTLIVLTECYKIVRQLHNWGMPWLFGIDPEVFPIYLGLPWGLALGPLPNIPLPTPIHTRVCPPIVFERYGRQAASDREYVHACYELVRSKMQQELDNLVKES
- a CDS encoding response regulator transcription factor — protein: MPRILVIDDDPAISELVAVNLEMAGYDVSQAEDGIKGQALALQLQPDLIMLDLMLPRVDGFTICQRLRRDERTAEIPVLMLTALSQTQDKVEGFNAGADDYLTKPFEVEEMLARVRALLRRTDRIPQAAKHSEILNYGPLTLVPERFEAIWFAQTVKLTHLEFELLHCLLQRHGQTVSPSEILREVWGYDPDDDIETIRVHIRHLRTKLEPDPRHPRYIKTVYGAGYCLELPSAPQSAESVSTSRVE
- a CDS encoding ParA family protein, whose product is MGYVIATANMKGGVGKTTLSVNLATCLAKEHGKRVLVLDLDTQISATLSLMSPVDFARRRKQRKTFRYLIDQIINPEPQPKHAVSEVIESQVCKLEGLDLLPGDIDLYDEFVISEMLHRQAVNLAAKDFETIWNRFERVLLAKIIEPVRQEYDFIILDCAPGYNLLTRSALATSNFYILPAKPEPLSVVGIQLLERRIAQLKDSHEQEAKIDIQMLGIVFTMSNANLLTGRYYKQVMQRVHQDFDQEKICQTQIPVDVNVAKAVDSFVPAVLNAPQSAGSKAFSQLTQELMKKLRMHAAVN
- a CDS encoding AAA family ATPase → MSFNPELCRNESEVESKLIVQYLLPQLGYTPDTWHQEITFGKIRLDFLAFAAQAIPFVLDANSPLSLVMEAKNPKQNLNNHVHRLKNYLISLNVEYGLLTNGKEIRIYQKSQDDIQLVFQCAGKELDHRIEEMKALIGRDSLKEKKSTDNSETQTTENNKPNPQTISDPSSETKRQHSMKVIAVYHNKGGVGKTTTVVNLAAAIRKKGKKVLVIDLDSQANTTFATGLVKFDDEEFDDIKDSNILHVIKSIDFDYISEVARKSNFSNPEIDVVPSHIDLMKYEKELNEIDNSRLILIEKLEQVQDKYDVVLIDTPPSLNLYARIALIAADYLIIPSDLKPFANQGLVNVKEFIKGVNAFRKQIRKAPIEILGVLACKISTNNQFVKHTLPKRLETIPKRYSLDVIDTVIYERDDLAKCAEKIQLIGNMEIAEPVSVLDFKPDSTSAQEFQLLAKEILQKIGMA